The following coding sequences are from one Phycisphaeraceae bacterium window:
- the phoU gene encoding phosphate signaling complex protein PhoU, which produces MATHLQRQLDKLKKSLLSLGTLVEEAVDGGIRAVQTRDYAIAQSVIEGDIKIDQLEIDVEEECLQTLALHQPVAFDLRFVIAVLKINNDLERIGDLAVNVAQQAQFLASCAAVDRIPFDLGRMSALVQEMLTKSLDALVNLDPSLAREVRELDDNVDEIHREMYDRITESMKTNPEQITQMIHLTNVSRQLERMADHAVNIAKDVIYMAEGDIVRHRRLTRERDSA; this is translated from the coding sequence ATGGCCACCCACCTGCAACGACAACTCGACAAACTCAAAAAAAGCCTCCTCTCCCTCGGAACCCTCGTCGAGGAAGCCGTCGATGGCGGAATCCGCGCCGTCCAGACCCGCGACTACGCCATCGCCCAATCTGTCATCGAAGGCGACATCAAAATCGACCAGCTCGAAATCGACGTCGAAGAAGAGTGCCTCCAGACCCTCGCACTCCACCAGCCCGTCGCATTCGACCTCCGATTCGTCATCGCCGTCCTCAAAATCAACAACGACCTCGAACGCATTGGCGACCTCGCCGTCAACGTCGCCCAGCAAGCCCAGTTCCTCGCCTCCTGCGCCGCCGTCGACCGCATCCCCTTCGACCTCGGCCGCATGAGCGCACTCGTCCAGGAAATGCTCACCAAAAGCCTCGACGCCCTGGTCAACCTCGACCCCTCTCTCGCCCGCGAAGTCCGCGAACTCGATGACAACGTCGATGAAATCCACCGCGAAATGTACGACCGCATCACCGAGTCCATGAAAACCAACCCCGAGCAGATCACCCAGATGATCCACCTCACCAACGTCTCAAGACAACTCGAACGCATGGCCGACCACGCCGTCAACATCGCAAAAGACGTCATCTACATGGCCGAAGGCGACATCGTCCGCCACCGACGACTCACCCGGGAACGTGACTCCGCCTGA